Proteins encoded in a region of the Suricata suricatta isolate VVHF042 chromosome 10, meerkat_22Aug2017_6uvM2_HiC, whole genome shotgun sequence genome:
- the LOC115305676 gene encoding olfactory receptor 9K2-like yields the protein MGDKGGDNHSEVTDFILVGIRVRPELHSLLFLLFLIVYGMVLLGNLSMIGIIVTDPRLNTPMYFFLGNLSIIDLSYSTVIVPKAMVNILSQKKTISFAGCVTQLFLYALFMVTEAFVLAAMAYDRFIAICNPLLYTVRMSRSLCIQLVAGSYLCGWVSSILQISVTFSMSFCASRVIDHFYCDSNPIEKISCSNIFMNKMVSFSLAVLIILPTIIVIVVSYMYIVSAVLKIRSSEGRKKAFSTCSSHLGVVSLLYGTVSFVYLTPPNNPELRKVASVCYILFTPMLNPLIYSLRNKDVKDAMKKVIWKKKVLL from the coding sequence ATGGGTGACAAGGGAGGAGACAACCACTCAGAAGTGACTGACTTCATTCTTGTAGGCATCAGAGTCCGTCCAGAGCTCCACAGTCTCCTCTTCCTACTATTCCTGATTGTTTATGGGATGGTCCTTCTGGGGAACCTTAGCATGATTGGCATCATTGTGACCGATCCCCGGCTGAACACACCAATGTATTTCTTCCTAGGCAATCTCTCCATCATCGATCTCTCCTACTCCACTGTTATTGTACCCAAAGCCATGGTCAACATCCTGTCTCAAAAAAAGACGATATCCTTTGCAGGCTGTGTGACTCAGCTATTTCTTTATGCACTTTTCATGGTCACAGAGGCGTTTGTCCTGGcagccatggcctatgaccgcttcATCGCCATCTGCAATCCACTCCTTTACACTGTCCGCATGTCAAGAAGCCTCTGTATCCAGTTGGTGGCTGGTTCCTATCTCTGTGGCTGGGTCAGTTCCATCCTTCAAATCAGTGTAACATTCTCAATGTCTTTCTGTGCTTCCCGAGTCATTGATCACTTCTACTGTGACTCAAACCCAATTGAGAAGATCTCTTGTTCCAATATCTTTATGAATAAGATGGTGTCATTTAGTTTGGCTGTCCTCATTATTTTGCCCACAATAATTGTTATTGTGGTATCTTACATGTATATTGTGTCTGCAGTTTTAAAAATCCGCTCCagtgaagggaggaagaaagcctTCTCCACTTGCAGTTCCCACCTGGGAGTTGTAAGTTTGCTCTATGGGACTGTCTCCTTTGTCTATCTCACACCTCCCAATAACCCTGAACTTCGTAAAGTGGCTTCAGTATGTTACATTTTGTTCACACCTATGCTGAACCCTTTAATCTACTCTCTAAGAAATAAGGATGTTAAAGATGCCATGAAAAAGGTcatatggaagaaaaaagttttactttaa